The following proteins are co-located in the Desulfoscipio sp. XC116 genome:
- a CDS encoding LuxR C-terminal-related transcriptional regulator, with protein sequence MARTKRIKPETLFFPKRLMERLNSIKAYPLTLVEAPSGFGKTTALRHFFDSRVSKTAQIIWHTFPAEQPDASWKAFCGLIGLFDPDSARRLTAVGPPDEDTLPEIEKIFRKLHCVEEIYLVLDDFAAWKLPNSGMFLTALSHHGGEALHVAAAAQLLPSTAQSSIVENNCFLILRESVLTFCTGDIDAYYRQAGISLAPVQLEEVMRITEGWVMALYLQLLSFIESGRFEDGNIQNMIHNALWNRLPAFEREFLTAISIFGRFSLAQATALSGRSAKETERLLREKRVFVHFDRETRRFYLHTLFQNFLTRQFELLPAEKQKAAYLAGGDLAEKAGDRVNTLRFYYLSGDWERLLALPLTSFDIADVVDEHTKPMILDIMENTPFEIKRKYPAAMVPLAFTLFFLHENQKLLTLKEEIQQVIEQSDLPQDQKNALSGEMELLLSFLEYNRIDAMSRRHRRALELLNGPATLISVKSTWTFVSPSVLYMFYRESGKLDEELLQMDECMPFYYTLTGGHGSGAEFIMRAEAHLMRGELDEAEMLCHKAIFTADGKRQNSIVQCGLFLLARIVLLRGDEAMLQNALASLAERSRQNTEDLCRYTLDLACGFLYLLLQRRDEVSPWLASGEINDRRLVIMTQPFAHIIYGRILLERGEYQKLLGVSEFGLGLSFIFPNLLPQIYIKLYQAQALDALGKRSRALEAAAGALDMALPDGVYLPFAENYAGIKKLLPDTGCASKARESITALAVTLENGLAAIRRKVPLSPRENEVLLLLQKGLSNQEIADRLNVSFSTARATVSSVLNKQGVSSRELLKNTETKK encoded by the coding sequence ATGGCGCGGACCAAACGGATCAAACCGGAAACACTGTTTTTCCCTAAAAGGCTTATGGAGCGTCTGAACTCCATCAAGGCGTATCCGCTGACGCTGGTGGAAGCCCCCTCCGGCTTCGGCAAGACCACGGCCCTGCGCCATTTTTTCGACTCGCGGGTTTCCAAAACTGCACAGATCATCTGGCATACCTTTCCCGCAGAACAGCCGGATGCTTCATGGAAAGCCTTTTGCGGGCTAATCGGACTGTTTGATCCGGACAGTGCCCGGCGGCTGACAGCGGTAGGCCCGCCGGATGAGGATACCCTGCCGGAAATCGAGAAGATTTTCCGAAAGCTCCATTGCGTGGAAGAAATCTATCTGGTGTTGGATGATTTCGCCGCGTGGAAGCTGCCGAACTCCGGCATGTTTTTGACGGCGCTCTCCCACCATGGCGGCGAGGCCCTTCATGTGGCAGCGGCCGCCCAGCTTCTGCCTTCGACGGCGCAGAGTTCCATTGTGGAGAACAACTGCTTTTTAATCCTGCGGGAATCCGTGCTTACCTTCTGTACCGGGGATATTGACGCCTATTACCGGCAGGCCGGTATTTCCCTCGCGCCTGTGCAGCTTGAGGAAGTGATGCGGATCACCGAAGGCTGGGTCATGGCGCTGTACCTCCAGCTTTTGTCCTTTATCGAAAGCGGCCGGTTTGAGGACGGGAACATCCAAAACATGATTCACAATGCCCTGTGGAACCGTCTGCCTGCGTTTGAGCGGGAGTTTCTGACCGCGATTTCCATCTTTGGGCGCTTCTCTCTGGCGCAGGCCACAGCTTTGTCCGGCAGGAGCGCGAAGGAAACGGAGCGGCTCCTGCGGGAAAAGCGGGTGTTCGTCCATTTCGACCGGGAGACCCGGAGGTTTTACCTGCATACCCTGTTCCAAAATTTTTTGACCAGACAGTTCGAACTGCTGCCGGCGGAAAAACAAAAGGCTGCCTATCTTGCCGGGGGCGATCTGGCGGAAAAGGCCGGTGACCGGGTAAATACCCTGCGCTTTTATTACCTCTCCGGCGATTGGGAGCGTTTGCTCGCTCTGCCGCTGACCAGCTTTGATATTGCGGATGTGGTGGACGAACACACAAAGCCCATGATACTGGATATTATGGAGAACACGCCCTTTGAAATCAAGCGCAAATACCCGGCTGCCATGGTGCCGCTGGCCTTTACCCTGTTTTTCCTGCACGAAAATCAAAAACTCCTTACTTTAAAAGAGGAAATTCAGCAGGTTATTGAGCAAAGTGATCTTCCCCAAGACCAAAAAAATGCGCTGTCCGGTGAAATGGAGCTGCTGCTGTCCTTTCTGGAATACAACCGCATTGATGCCATGAGCCGGCGGCACCGCAGAGCGCTGGAGCTGCTGAACGGCCCCGCCACCCTGATCAGTGTCAAAAGCACATGGACGTTCGTTTCCCCGTCGGTATTGTATATGTTCTATCGGGAAAGCGGGAAGCTGGACGAGGAACTTTTGCAGATGGACGAGTGTATGCCCTTTTATTATACGCTGACCGGCGGGCATGGCAGCGGCGCGGAATTCATTATGCGGGCGGAAGCGCATCTGATGCGGGGCGAGCTGGACGAAGCGGAAATGCTTTGCCACAAGGCCATCTTTACCGCCGACGGCAAGCGCCAGAACAGCATTGTCCAATGCGGCTTGTTCCTTTTGGCCCGCATCGTCCTCTTGCGGGGGGATGAGGCCATGCTGCAAAACGCTCTTGCTTCGCTTGCGGAACGCTCCCGCCAGAACACCGAGGACTTATGCCGTTATACGCTGGATTTGGCCTGCGGATTTTTGTACCTGCTGCTTCAGCGCAGGGACGAGGTTTCCCCCTGGCTTGCCAGTGGAGAAATAAACGACAGGCGGCTGGTTATCATGACCCAGCCCTTCGCCCACATTATTTACGGGCGCATTCTGCTGGAGCGGGGAGAATATCAAAAGCTGCTTGGGGTCAGCGAATTCGGGTTGGGGCTGTCCTTCATCTTCCCCAACCTGCTGCCGCAGATTTACATAAAGCTGTACCAGGCGCAAGCCCTTGACGCGCTGGGGAAGCGTTCGCGGGCTTTGGAAGCCGCCGCCGGCGCTTTGGATATGGCTTTGCCCGATGGTGTATACCTGCCCTTTGCGGAAAATTATGCGGGGATCAAAAAGCTGCTGCCCGATACCGGCTGTGCCAGCAAGGCGCGGGAGAGCATAACGGCGCTGGCGGTTACGCTGGAGAACGGGCTGGCGGCGATTCGCCGAAAGGTTCCTCTGTCGCCCAGAGAGAACGAAGTTCTCCTGCTGCTGCAAAAGGGCTTAAGCAATCAGGAGATTGCCGACAGGCTGAATGTATCCTTCTCTACTGCGAGAGCTACCGTCAGCAGCGTTTTGAATAAACAGGGCGTTTCCTCCCGTGAATTGCTGAAAAATACGGAAACGAAAAAATAA
- a CDS encoding type II toxin-antitoxin system RelE/ParE family toxin: MRYRICWSNQAIESLESIKAYIARFSPAKAEKVVSDLVIYARQLERFPLLGVTDKRFGDDSLRKLIQDEYFLVYRLQDNRIEILDAFSSKQDFLARFLRDK; this comes from the coding sequence ATGAGATACCGCATTTGTTGGTCTAATCAAGCAATCGAAAGCCTTGAATCAATCAAGGCATACATAGCCCGATTTTCTCCAGCCAAGGCTGAAAAAGTAGTGAGCGATTTGGTTATTTACGCAAGACAACTCGAAAGATTCCCTTTATTGGGTGTAACCGACAAGCGCTTTGGCGATGATAGTCTGCGTAAATTGATACAAGATGAGTACTTCTTAGTATATCGTTTGCAGGATAATAGGATAGAGATTTTGGATGCTTTCAGCAGCAAGCAGGATTTTTTGGCGAGATTTCTGAGAGATAAATGA
- a CDS encoding S-layer homology domain-containing protein: MILANYAKATGYTLPVTRTAVTFADTSGIGSAYKTAVTAIQQAGIMTGEQDNKFNPKANATRAEVSSMLQRYIKLTMDLATAQGWVLNDDGQWLYCRNGKALTETQTIGGMKYFFNADGSLKSGWVKDNAGNWRFYSGKTMLVGFEDLGVSGNNKTYYFNKDGIMVAGKWLEIDGKWYYFNTDGTLAKNTKIDNYEVDENGVRKTN, translated from the coding sequence GTGATTTTGGCAAACTACGCCAAGGCAACCGGCTACACCCTGCCCGTTACCCGTACCGCAGTGACCTTTGCGGATACTTCCGGCATCGGCAGTGCCTACAAAACAGCGGTCACAGCTATACAGCAGGCGGGCATCATGACGGGTGAGCAGGACAATAAATTCAACCCGAAGGCAAATGCCACCCGTGCGGAAGTTTCCTCCATGCTGCAGCGTTACATCAAGCTGACCATGGACCTTGCCACCGCGCAGGGCTGGGTGCTGAACGATGACGGACAATGGCTGTATTGTAGAAACGGTAAAGCCCTCACCGAAACGCAGACCATCGGCGGCATGAAATATTTCTTCAATGCGGACGGTTCTCTGAAAAGCGGTTGGGTGAAAGATAATGCAGGGAACTGGCGTTTCTATTCCGGCAAGACCATGCTGGTCGGTTTTGAGGATTTGGGCGTCAGCGGCAACAATAAGACCTACTATTTCAACAAGGACGGCATCATGGTTGCCGGAAAATGGCTGGAGATCGACGGCAAATGGTACTACTTCAACACTGACGGTACCCTTGCCAAGAACACCAAAATCGACAACTACGAAGTCGATGAAAACGGCGTAAGAAAAACAAACTAG